CTGTCAGAACATTGAGCCGAAGTAGGGATATTAACGTCACTGAGCTGAAAATTAACCTGAAAACAGGAGATCACATTGTGAAGGTTGTGATTAGATCAAAAAACATGTCAGTACAGAACATTGGAAATATCTTAACATAAAATATAGTTTCTGATCTGGAAGAGGGACTCATTGATACGATTATAGTCTGTCATGGATCTGTAAAGTTCAGTAATACATAAACCAGATAATTGAAGGATTACAAATTTAGTATGTAGTTACTTTAGGTGGATTTATTTTCATGGGTACATGACAATATGAAACAGTTATTTCTTTTATAAATGTgttatgtatgcatgtcagtctATAACAATATTGCAATAGTTAAAATAAACAGGGATACTAACTTTTGATCAGACAGagtgtaattatatataataatattacttGTAAAAACAAAATTATGTTTTATCCCATAAGTTTTATACCAACCATTTTAAAACTCTCCGTTTGAATTAACCACAGGCATCTCTCATCTTGTCCAAATGAGACATCATCACTTGAGAAAGACCCCGACAGCTCAATTAGTTTCACACGACAGACATCTAAGGAAACAGaaagattatttttaaaaacaattctgATATAGAATTCTGGAAAATGATCAAACATCCATGTCACATTCCTCAGACATACAACTATAAGTTAAGGATATCCAAGGTAATGTATTTAGTAAGGTGAACAAAGGTGTAAATGCTGATGTTATAACAATATCAAGGAGATGCTTACTGCAGTTATAGAGTTTGTTAAGTTTGATCACATCCAGGTGACTCATCCCTAGTGCCTGTCCAAGTGGAAAAGAAGGGTCACCTTTTGCGACTATAGTAGCTTGACCAGGGGTGTTAGTGAAAGCGGTACTGTAGAGAGAGGAATATCTTTTATTAGCAAAGAGGAAAGACAATTTCATTACAATAGTAGAAAAAGTTGTTCTTGTTCAAAAAATTTACTCACTTTTGGTAATGCATGACTGAATTATAATCATATGGAAGGCCTAGATTCTTGGTGTCCTCTGTCTTAAAGTTGTACTTGTCAGCTGTAATTAAATAAATTTGCTaacaatatgacagttataatttattttacaaggatagtgttgaccttttttttttacaggatatTTACTAGGTGAATAGATTTCTCAGCAAACCTCTCCCCGCTAGTCATTGTTTTAGGAACACTCTATGGTTTGATTTGCCCTGAGTTTTGGTTttgcatatatttatttaattactcACCTTCATCGATGTACTGCCACCGGATTTCAACATGATTATCTCTGTCGTGCCTGCTATGCTCATGGTAAAATCCCAGTGAGTGCATCAGTTCATGTTGGATTACTCCTGAGCCAAGGCAGCCGGACTTGTCAAGGCTGACGGTCTGTTTGCCACCTTGCCTTGCTACATTTGACCAGCACCTAAGGATTTATGTAGAGAAATTAATGAAAGAACGTTAATTAATGCATATGCattgtaacaaataaaataaaaaagaatatgtGAGCTAAATTTCATATCTTCATCATCTTTCATCTCCCATGCCATTGATGACATACTGAGCTATTGAATTTGTACTGCCCATACCAAATGTGCCAAACCAAACTTTACTCTGTTTGGTGTTTCCAGGCTGTAATATCTATTAATACGTTCTTACCAGTCTACCATATGCTTAAACTCACCCATTTCCAGACTCTATACTGAGATAGTCCCATTCTGATTTTCTCTGAACAAAGTTTATACAGGTCATTAGTTCAATCTGTCTCATGGCCGCATTAATAATCAATATCTGAATATTAGCTGGGGGGAGAAGAAAAAAGTCACATTTTGTTACaaacattaaattttttttagcaaACATGCAAACGTTGGGAACAACTTACAGTATGCTGAGGAAATAACATAAGGGACAGGAACCACTCCATTCTTAGATGCTGTCCAGAAGCAGTCATAGCAATTCTTCACACTCCGGCCAGTATTAATGACAATGTCTCCATGGACAAGAGGCTTACTGATACCTGGAGTTATAATGCGACAATTTTTTGAGATGAGctttgtaaatttattttataaagtaaAGAATTTAGGATGAAATGTTATGATAATAGTGAAAACCAAACAAATCCTTCACTTCTTTTTGAGAAGTTCAAGGGCTTTTTGAGTCTTTTACAATGCATGCATTCTACCACAATTTTTCGCTTTCCGTTTAGGCGCACATATACATATGTGAATAGAAGGTTCTTTTGATCCATAATGAAATAATTAATAACaataaactaattaaaaaaaaatggaaagcacattagaaaaatgcatttttcttagctttacatttaataatttctacATACCAAATGAAGCTAAAGAAATCTAACTTAAAATAAATTCACTAACTAGTCCTGGTTGTTAAAATGCCCAacatgtctaggatttcaattaTTTTTAAGAAGTTAAAACAAATACTGCAAGCATTGATTTCCAGTTTTAATACTAAACCTTTGCAAAATTTAACCTGATGAGGATGCAGCTTTTATAGTAGTCACCGAATCCAAAACCCTAAACAAgtgaatatatttgtagaaagaacATCCCCCAGGCTATGAAactaagagcattttgacacttttcatttaactATTTTATCACAAACTTAGTTAAATtagttaagtgttttttttttttattttattttttttctgcacgTATTTATTTTGGAGAAAATTCACAGACAATGTATGTCTTCCTACTGCACACAACCAGTATTTGCATTCTACTATTGTTCTCAAGTACAATGAAACTCCACATGTATTCCTTTTCTCCGAATCATGCCCTTCATCCTAATCCTAATCTTGACCCTAATCCAACACTAAAAAATAACCCTAATCCAACCCTTAATGCAACCCTGAATCCAATTCATAACTCAAACCTTAATCCAACCTTTATTCCAACCCTTAATCCAATctttaatcctacccataatccaacccataATTTAATCCCTTTTCCTACACCTAATATAGCCCCTAAAccaacccataatccaacctCTAATCCTAATCATTCTTCAACCCCTAACTCTACCCACAATCCTACTCATAATCCTATATATAATCCAAGTCCTTATTCTACCCTCTAATCCCAGTAATAATTCCACAAAATAACCCCACTACCTTATTCTAACTCTGAGGGATtatctctgatgatgtcagtactgacatcagaagagggattTTCTAACGCGGACATTATACTGTGAGCACTATGATGTGATTGCAACATGAGATGGAGAGTTGATTGCTTATGTGCAGTATTTGAAAGGATGTAAAAGACTATGTAAAGTGCTCAAATTCAGCACTGCAcacagctcatctgtcagtctggggcaACTAACTGTGGCCCCAGCTGAATGAGGGGACCCCAGGTATCAAAACATACTTGGGGTTCCTTGATACCTTCAGGGAATTAACCATTGCTGATACCTTTACTGCATGATGGTCTACGCCACCAAGGTGCATTAAAACCCTGCACTGCATGACTACATAGATGCCATGTGACCCTTATGTGGTTAATGTCTCTATAGGGAATATCCACACAGTTTTAAGTATGTACATATAGTTATTTAGACAGTGATATACTTAGATTATTCCATCCTTCATGAATATTTTATCACACTTATTGTTGGCCCTTACATGCAATGTATTTATATGTAGATACACACATTGAGAAATTAGCTAAGGACTGTCTAGCATGTGGCTTAACTGGTCAGAGGAGATTAGGGAAGGATTGTTGGCTAATTGACTTTGCATACATAGGTGAAACATTAGATGTGCACAGAATAATTAATTAGCTCCCACTCACCACCTAGGGGTAGGGGCTACTTGTTATTATTTACCCCCATTATTAATTAAATATccccatcattattattatttaactacCCCCTGTTATTAACTAGCGCCCACCTGCTGCCCAGTTGTGGTGGCATAAGGGAGAGTAAAGTCCCTATACCTGTGTTATATAATATAGCCTCCACTTGATGACCACAGGTGACTTGATGAGATCATTGTCCACCCCTGTTCTTTAATTTAAAGCCCCAACTGATACCCATGGGTGGAGGAACAGAAAGGTCTCTGTTATGCAGACATACCTCCACTCACAGCATCGCAAGTGAGCACATGTGGtagtttaaccccccccccccccccccctgttcagCCTTATACAAATGACTGATTGAACAAATGATGGCGAACTGAAATTTGTTAGGTGACTCATGTGTTCATTCAGTTGTTTTAGTCTTCTCTGATTTTATATTAGATTTcggataaaatgaataaaaactgTAATTTTCTTGCATTTTCATGTTAATTCAAAAATGAATTCAcatattgttgattttttttaatattttgaaaaaccaATTGTAATAGTTTAtcccaaaaaattaaattatttgaaaaacgtatccaaaaatgttaaatcgaAGTCTATATTGGAGATTAGTGAGACTCACTGGCACCTAACAAatagatatattaatattaaatgtagtGCAATGTTAGTTTCCTACAAATACTCTATAGAAAGATAATGCAAGAATTATGATGTTTTTTCAAAAGGAATTTATGAGAAATGTTGACTTGATGCATTACTTAATATCCAAATTACCAAAATTATATTTCTTTTCAAGATTCCAAGTATACATAATATGTTTATAATAGTACGATAAACTAATATATTTACCATGCACATTCCAATAAACTTAAATCATTTCATGTAAAATAAAACAGGTgtaagagagaaaataaatactaataaaatGCATGCACTTATGTTTCAGTGATTTTTAAAACAGATGAGATCAATCACGCACAAATTCCACTACACATGAAAACCACTAATCGCAACGGTATTATGGTGTAATAATTGTGAGATACAATTGTCATTAACATATTACCGTGATAAGCAGGATAATTTTCACATTAAAACAGATAGTCAGATAACTTCTGGCTTTTGGAGTATTTCTGTAAATCTCACCTTTGTTTGCCTCTTCTATTAGTTCGAACACCGTTTTAATCTCAGTAAGTAGACTGTCATTGATGGGTTCTAGAGAAGCGAGGAAAGATTTTACACAGTCATGTTTAAATCACAAAAACCGTAAACCCCCAAAATCCACTGTTAATTTACAATGTGATCTGAAATTTCTCACTTAATAAACAGGGGGAAATGATAGCAATTTTGCCTGACCTCACAAAAAGAACCATGAGGGGTCTCAACATCGGGAACTAACATGCATCCTATCAATATTTAACTCTACAGGTCTAGGTATTAATGTAATACTTACCTCTATTTACTTCAAGGTCAACCTGTGGGAAAAGAAATACACATTAATGTGGCCTACATTGGACAAGGTAACAGTGTGGTATTTCTAAACTAACCAAACCCTCtctatttctttatatattcATACCTGCACAGGTAAAGCCAGGCAAATTGTCCATCCAGATACAATTAGCAGTAGTATCGTGGTCAGCTCCATGGTAACTGTATGAAAGGATTATCTCTTTGTTCCTTAGTGTTTGAAACATTACACATGGACAGACATGTATATATACCAAATGTAAAGGGGGTGTCACCACTACAAACATAAAAGAGCCACTCCTATCTTAAAAaaacttgcacaaaaaaaaatcttttaacaaGTAACCCCTTAATATAGTTAAATTATGCTTGTGTTCAATAATATGTAGGATAACTAAGTATGAAgatgttaaataaatatattaatacaaccactaaaaaaaatatgaatatttttatttattataaattatttcttctttttattttctaatcatttatatatatatatatatatatatatatattcacgtaCATTTTTTCCCATCTGTCATGTTGTTGATCATGTTGTTTTAAAATGAGAAATACCGACAAAATGACATTTTATAACAAGTTTTTAACCGATGAAAGAcaattttgatttgtttttgtagATAGTTGCAGTGACTGTATAATGTATTTGGGATATTCAGTCTGTTAAAGGTCAGTTTCAGATAAAAGATCTGGCTGGAATCAGAATATGTGTAGAGAGTAAAGGAGAGGATGTGAGAGTGATGGAAAATACCAAATAAAGCTAATTTATTGGTGCATTAATTAAGGAATATACACTTTCCCTTGCAAAACCTCATGTTTCAACGTGTTTCTGTCTGAACAATTAATGCAGTTTAATCCAACATTTAGGTGGAACATAATTAaataacatgatttttttttttgcttacccATTACAAAGTATTTTTTGTAATCAATAAACTTCATTTTTAGAGGTTTCCAGAGAGCTTTGTTAACTTCTTAAAAGGGCATAACCTGCAAACTTCTATACTGATCAATTGCTCCCCTTGTTGAGATGGAAAGCCATACATTAGTAATATGAGTGTATGTCGGATTATATTTAGATCAGAGTGGGGTTAAATTACTaatttgggcaccataacaacttaattgaaagTTGTTATGGTTATAAGAGGTCTCAAAAGCTAGGGTTAAACCATTCAGCAATGTCTATGCTCCAGTGCCATAAAGAGGTACGTACTTTAGTaatgcatatattattattattattaattttttattatttatatagcgccatcagactccgtagtgctgtacaatgcgtggactaacagacatataattgtaaccagacaactggacgtacaggaacagagaggtggacagccctgctccatgagcttacattctagggtgagtggggtatagtgacacaaagggaaaaagtaggggtacgattagtaggtaatttttttttatattgtcaaTCTTTGGTTTTCACTTTGAGATGCaatcttaaaaatacataatgtaGTCCAATGATAACATTTCAAAATAGTCAAAGTGCCATTTGGCTATCTTCACATGGCCTCATAGCCTGCTTAGTTTCTGCTTGCAAAGGAATCCAattagctccactgagataaGCAGTGCTGTGCGCATTGGCTGAGAGCTTCTGCTGAGGGTTCTCAGCAATGGAATGAGGTCCTAGATTGGCAAGATCTAGCTCTGGAGAGACATCTGGCTTCCTTTGCAGGAAAAGACTGGATTGACACAAGTGCCCAGGTGAAACAGGAAAATTGTGAAATCATTCTAAAACGGTTTGACAATTTACATTGGCAGGGCCTCAgggcactcatggcaccatagAAGGAAcacaattgagcagtgacatatcctaaatatagaataaaaataatttaccaaaaaTCCAGACGAACTCTGTAAAAGCCgtaatatgtataataaatacagcaaAACATAGTGTGGCATGCCTAGAATATATGGTGAGTAATCTGCATACAGTAACATGTAGTGAATATCactcaaacagaaaaaaatgtatataggcAGATATACTGGGATGAACAGTTCTAGGCTGATACAATCTTCAGATACTTTAATAGGcttcaaaaaaagcaaaaagaaaagaagtaaataaaatccatagtgtaaaatgacacaagatACAAGTAAGtattcaaataaaaatacattacacTTACAAAGCattggaaatataaaaaatataaaatgcattgaGGTCGCAAAGATGCCCTCCAGTAGATATAGCAACAAAGTCCCTCGCGGTCCCTCGCGGTCGGTGACATGACcagattacatattttttttcttttttttttttaattctttatttctgttgtgcaggtgggtacaaaGCATagccatacgccacaacagcgtgcatttatattTGAACATAGATAGGTGAAACAGTGGCATAGagaatttgcacatttttgtttaaaaacaaaaaacataatgaTAAACTAGGAAGCAGTCACACGTAAGGTTAATTATAGCGTTTTCATTAACATATCTAAGTGTTGTTTGTCTAGAGGTGTCTCCTGTTCCGCTTGTCTAAAACGGTGAGGTACAGAGTTAGACAGATGTATGGCAGTTGTGAAACCAAGCTATTGTATATGGGGTGGCTGTGTGCCCCGAGAGATGTTGCTAGATTTTTAGTTGGGGTCGCTGGAAATGTGGACTGTTGGGGTCCCATACATTTACAATAGTGGGCAAATTGCAGAGATCTGCTTAGGGTGCCCGGGGTAGCCCATTAAGTGCGATGGTCAATGGTGTTTATAGTGGGTTCAGTAAGGATTTGACAGGCGCTTATGTAGAGCCCAATTAGGCCATCTCTCTGGGTGATCGCATCTATGTGAtaggcatcagggcagagcataAAACAAACAACAAGATTTAAACTAAACATAGGGCATAATGGTTATGTACTAGGGGCCAGATTCAAACCTACATATTTAATCCACAGATTCCACCTACGTGCACTGGGTCAAGTGCAGCTTCTGTTTCCACTGCCAAATAGCGTGTTTGATTAAAACTTTTGCTCTCACCCTGGCTGGTTTTGTCTATGAAAACTTTCTATGAAGGAGGGCTAAACAGTTCAgtcctcctctccctgccttaAAATATCTCCACAATTGCATGGGAGCTGAAACAGCTAAGTATACAACCAAAAATATGGCCTTCAAGGTTTCTctaaaacatatcagactggtcccacccatacgggcagtccagatccgaaattccAGCATTCTCTTGCGACCTGGATTTTGCTCTCCATATTATAAATAGAGTTAATAAATCCAtacacactcctggcaccataaccactataacagCATGTTCTTTAAGAAAACTTCCTCAGTGCTGATATATTGCTAGAGGCATTCTCGATGTGATATATCAGGTAAGTAAAATGGATAAATTCTAGTAGAACAGgagcagcctcgactcgtgttgtagggaaatacaaatacaaaaagagaagtcctgcgcttagtagcagcaaggactacaatacacatcagccccaatctatagtaaaaaccaaagaaaagaaaatgttacttgcgctttctcctaatccctatgtatatttagacaaatggagatcatttagttgctccaatggccattggagggaatgcccgcctgccaacgtcaaggcagacccccctaagcgggtcctaacactgacccttcagcctgcttccttgagcttctggcaaagatatctctaatgagacagaaaggggtattttttatgtacacccctatacttattaacccttaatagggaacacatgggatgggcagcagcattgtaaccaggctgtgtgatacaaagtaaatacaaatacaaaaagtatataaaaaatacccctttctgtctcattagagatatatttgccagaagctcaaggaagcaggctgaagggtcagtgttaggacccgcttagggggttctgccttgacgttggcaggcgggcactccctccaatggccattggagcaactaaatgacctccatttgtctaaatatacatagggattaaggagaaagcgcaagtaacattttcttttctttggtttttactatatattggggctgatgtgtattgtagtccttgctgctactaagcgcaggacttctctttttgtatttgtatttactttgtatcacacagcctggttacaatgctgctgcccatgccatgtgttccctattaagggttaataagtataggggtgtatataaaaaatacccctttctgtctcattagagatatctttgccagaagctcaaggaagcaggctgaagggtcagtgttaggacccgcttaggggggtctgccttgacgttggcaggcgggcattccctccaatggccattggagcaactaaatgacctccatttgtctaaatatacatagggattaaggagaaagcgcaagtaacattttcttttctttggtttttactatatattggggctgatgtgtattgtagtccttactgctactaagcgcaggacttctctttttgtatttgtatttactttgtatcacacagcctggttacaatgctgctgcccatcccatgtgttccctattaagggttaataagtataggggtgtatataaaaaatacccctttctgtctcattagagatatctttgccagaagctcaaggaagcaggctgaagggtcagtgttaggacccgcttaggggggtctgccttgacgttggcaggcgggcattccctccaatggccattggagcaactaaatgacctccatttgtctaaatatacatagggattaaggagaaagcgcaagtaacattttcttttctttggtgttgtagggaaatgctgATCACTAGCTCTGCTCAGAGCTCCAGGGATACTTTACACTTGCAGGAAGATCGCAAGTTGCTGAATTGGAGCTTTCTACCACTCTCCAGGATCGGGGACaaggacatccaagcggtccaaccctcagctagcctgagGCAACTGTAACAGTCCTTAAGTGtttgtgcatatttctgtatgtgtgtctgtgtatcctcatttgtgtcagtgtgtgtctgtatttgtgtcagtgtttgtatctataggagtgtcattctgtgtatctttaagtgtgccattctgtgtgtctgtgtatctgcatatgtgtctgtgtaaacTAAACAAAAGAGGAGATAAGATTGCACCAAAACAGAATATATAAACTAtagttacaaatatataaaaaattgaatatataaaaaaattattagaagATGTCCAATAAAAGTCCCAATGAAACTTGACAGAAGATATAGCCTAAAATATGTCTGGAATAATTCTTCTAAAACTGTGTCAGATCAGAGTATTCATCTGTATGTAAAACCAAACATATGGATACCCTGATTTACACTGTTTTAGAAGAAACATTCTGGACATATTTTAGGCTATATCTATATCTTTTTGCAAGTTTTATTGGGATTTTTATTGGACTTATTATTCTTAATTTTTATAttggattttttatatatttgtaactaTACTCGGTCTATTCTGCTTTGGCGCAACCTTATCTCctcttttgtttagtttttacttACTTGTGGGGCTTACAGGGCTTACAGGGGCCTCATTTACATATATTCtacattttgtgtttgttttttagatcATTTTCCATTTAgttcatgtgtgtctgtgtgtatatatgtgtctgtgtacctgtgtgttggtttgtatgtatctgtatgtgttatatggtgtgtatctgcatgtatgtccgtgtgtgtttgaatatattcATGTGTGTTAGCgtatgcacctgtgtgtctgtgtagctgtcaccccaccacacacactgtcacaccccttcaccatgccacactcacaataactgCCATACTCACCTCCCATCGCTCTGCCATATTCACCCTATTACTCTCACCTTCTCTCGCACTGTCATACTTAGCCCACCCCATCCTGTCACTCACCCATACCATAATCACCATCCATTGCTCTGCAATATTCACCctatcacactcaccttctctagcactgtcacactcaaCCCCCAATCTTGAAACACTCTTTCTCCATCACTCTTCACACTCACCCCTTTTTACTGTGTCATACTCATCCTATGTCATTAACCACTCCAATTATATCATACTCAACTCCCCAACCATGCCAACCTGTGGGGAGTAAATacgacacatggaggggctgaggggcatgaaggtgacacatggagggcctggggttgagatgtatgcatggggctccagggcaatttttgcaccggaccccgtgatttctagttacgcctctgcatacagacacatgtagatacacagacacacaaactgacacacatgcaaaatgttaatTTTTAGCCACCCTCTTGTTTCCAACTTTGTGAGCAGGATGGTGGCTTCCATGGGGCCAGTtggctggctgaggctgttgggagtcagaggTCTGAGCTGCCCTCTTGTTAGCATCTCTGTATGAAACTGGGAGGAATAAATCAGCTGTCACATTCTCCCAGTACTGGCTGACATCATTTAAAGGGCCCAGTTGTACAATTAAAGTGCCACAGCTCTGGCCGGATTCTGGCCGGATTCCACAGGCTGCACCGGCAGTAGTTTCACCGCTGCTGAATCTTGTGCAGTGCACCTCCTATATACATGTACACTGTATCCCCTACAAACTACATTCCCTACAAACACTCTTTTTTTAGTCCCTAGATACATATGCTTTCCATAGCCCTTAGGCACAATTACTTtatcacaaacacaacacaaacagATTTATTTACACATACTATGCTCTACACAATATGCTCTACACACATTCTGGAAGCGGTCTGAAAGCAGCCATTGTTACACACTACACTATTGTGAGTTATACTGTGTAGGAGCTTGTGATACAATTATAGACATAGCAAATCACTGCAAATGTCACTGTGATAGAGTTCTGTGCTAAACTGTTAAACACaatgcattactgtgagtttttttttgctgtggagctctgtgacactcaGGCTCTCCATTCTCTTCCCACTGCCCCAGGCTGTCTTTGATCTCCCCTCCGCCCCAGGCTccccacatacacagatacaaacactgaaacacatacagatacacacactgacacgcatgcaAATACAtaggcacacagatacaatcactgacacacatgcagatagatagatacacatatacaatcactgacacacatacagatagagacacacatatacaaacactggcacacatacagatacacagacacactgtatctgtgcatctgcatgtgtgtcagcatgtgtataggtgtgtctgtgtatctgtatgtgtcagtgtgtgtatttttatctgtatgtttgtgattgaatcTATATGTCTacttatgtatgtcagtgtgtgtctgggtatctgcatgtgtggcaatgtttgtatctgtgtgtctgtacatctgtatatgtaccagggtgtgtgtatatatatatatatatatatatatatatatatatatatatatatatatatatatatatatatatatatatatatatatatatatatatgtcagtgtttgtatatgtgtatccgTGTATCTGAACATCTGCATGTGGATCAGTATGCAtatcaaacactgatacacatacaaatgtaacaatacacagatacaagcactgcCACAAATGCATATAGGGATAGACAAATGAAACCAGTGACACACACCAATGCAAATgcagatacaggcacacagatacaaactgacacacatacagctatttagacacacagatacagacattgccaaacatgcagacacactaattaacacacatgtagacacaatTACAAACatgcagagacaaacatacagataaacaaactgatacacatacagatatacacacaaatacaagatactcactgatacacagacatacaggtacacacgctggcatacacagatatacagacatacaaatacttactggcatacacaaatacacagacatacagatacacacactgacacaaatacagatgctcagaaatacatacacgcactgacacacagacatactacagatgcacagacatacagatacagacacttacacatgcagatacacacacattgacacatacacagatatacagatacacactgagacatacacagacttgcagaaacacacattgacacatacacagatgcacagacatatagatacacacactaacacacaca
This region of Pelobates fuscus isolate aPelFus1 chromosome 2, aPelFus1.pri, whole genome shotgun sequence genomic DNA includes:
- the LOC134586110 gene encoding astacin-like metalloendopeptidase gives rise to the protein MELTTILLLIVSGWTICLALPVQVDLEVNREPINDSLLTEIKTVFELIEEANKGISKPLVHGDIVINTGRSVKNCYDCFWTASKNGVVPVPYVISSAYSNIQILIINAAMRQIELMTCINFVQRKSEWDYLSIESGNGCWSNVARQGGKQTVSLDKSGCLGSGVIQHELMHSLGFYHEHSRHDRDNHVEIRWQYIDEADKYNFKTEDTKNLGLPYDYNSVMHYQNTAFTNTPGQATIVAKGDPSFPLGQALGMSHLDVIKLNKLYNCNVCRVKLIELSGSFSSDDVSFGQDERCLWLIQTESFKMVNFQLSDVNIPTSAQCSDSYIKVYDGNTKKDNVLLDKTCGNGIIPPLVSSGNSMLIEFVSNQAPNLSTFSGVYKTVSYGGTLTSPFGIIFSPSYGKAYPNDIDAEWSIIAPPQSKVVLNFIDFDLQDCSGCSCDSLTIIDGAGPTSPVLGKYCSTTAPDSLKSSGNVVILKFHTLAPFCENEDIQRPALKSA